The Lutra lutra chromosome 7, mLutLut1.2, whole genome shotgun sequence genome segment agcgagcacaggcagacagagtggcaggcagaggcagagggagaagcaggctccctacagaacaaggagcccgatgtgggactcgatcccaggacgctgggaccatgacctgagccgaaggcagcagcccaacccactgagccacccaggcgtcctaccAACTTTATTCTTAAATTAAGGGACTGGTGTGCAGGAGGAACAAAGCTCCTtacaatttaaaagataaaacaagacaGCAGTCTAAGAATAAATTTTGTTTCCATAGAGAACAATGAGTTTTCAAACCCATGTAACATTTATGGACGACGAAAAAGTGAGAAATGGGAGGCCAAAAGAAGCcggcaaaatataaaatgtttaccaTTAAAAACTCATCCCTGATTGTCAGGCTGGCCCTGCTGTCATATATAACACTTTTACAAACCCACCAGTCTGACCAAGAACCCTAATttcaagaaaaactttaaaagtatgcatttttaaagctAATGCAACAGTAATCCCGTAGTGGCTCAACAACTAATACTACAGATCAGTGATTCAGAAGGTAATTAAGCTTTGTGTCTATCAGCAAATTAGCAACCACAccccttaaaaaaagaactcaggcTGTGTTCCATTAACTTCCATAAACAGCGGCTTTCGTTTAAAATTCATTACTTCATTGCCTAGAACAACAATGTTTGTTTTGGAATTACACTACGGTTTTATAAACAAGCCTAAAACAGAGTTAGTTTGGCGGAAAGCGGCGGATATTTTGGTAAAAGTGGGTCTTAGTTACCTAACGATTACGTATAAGAACACTATAATTAATTACAATTATATTCTGAGCATCACAAGaattaaaaccatttaaaaactcAACCAAGGCCCGATGATAATATGTTACTCCACGAATAGCGTTTCCTTTGGGTTCTAAGAATGGCATTGCTATTAGAATATAGTTTGACAGCTAAGTCTCTAGGTTTCCCCctatcactttaatttttataaaacctaGAAAGGGCCTGTTCGCGGGGACTGTGAAAACCCGTGGAAAGAGAGGCTTGGAAGGGGAACGGCCAAATTAAAATAACTATGCGGATCGAAAAGAACTCCGGGTTCTCCCGCGGAGAACTCCCCTAGGCACAGCAGACGAAGAGCGGGAACCTTACCTGCCAGCGGCCATAGGTGAGGAGGACCATGGAGATGGGGATGGCGGTGCCGGACATGGCATGGGTGGAGGGCATGCTGTACTCGGAGTTGTAGAAGACCTCCAACTTGACCACTGGCGGCGATGCGGGCCGCGGCCGGCGGATGATGTCCTTGGTGCACTGGCCCAGGTACATGACCAGCACCCAAATGACCACGAGCCTCCGGCCCACAAGGGGGTCCAGGTTCCAGATCCAGAAGGGGAAGAACAAGATGTAAAAGAGTTCGTTGCCCAGTTCCGTGCCGAAGCAGAACAGGTAGTAGAGCGGCCAGTTGCTCACGTGGGCCAGCTCGCCCTCCTCGCCCGTCAGCGAGTTGCGGCGCAGAGCCCCCACGCGCCGCGGCGAGGCCGGGCCCAGCTCGGCCGCCAGCCCGTTCCGCACGCCGTTGGGAGCGCCGCCACCGCCGGGCTTGGCGGGACACTGATTGCGGTCGCTCCCGGGCGGCTGGGGGCTTGCGGACGCCCCTGGCTGCTGCTCTCGGCGCCGGGCGTCTCCGGCGAGGGGCGCCTCCGCCTTCTCATCCTCTCTCGGATCCGTGGCGGGAGCGGCGGAGCGGCGCGGTAGCGCTTCCACCCCGCACAGCCGCTGGAAACGGGCCACTTTCTGTGGCTCCTGCAGACGGCCAGCCAGCTGGGCCAGGCGCTGCCTCAGCGACATGATAACGGGACCAGGACGGCCGGCGGATGGGAGGACGTCAGCGGCGGGAGGACGGGCCGGCCCCCGGCGCAGTCCCGAACCGTCCCCGCGCGCCTGGCCAGCAGCAGCGGCGCCCAGCTGGACCCGATCGGCTCTGCCGAGTGACGGCGCCACAGGCCGCAGCGGCTGccgcgcgcccccgccccgcgcgcccctCCCTGGCCGCGCGCGCTCCGCCACCGCCCGCGGCCTCCACGCGCCGGCGCGCGcagcgccccgccccgccccccgccgccgtTCCGGGAGAGGGCCGGGCCGCGCGGGGCCGCCGCGAGCGCATCCGGAGGCGTCTGGGTGCTGAGGCTCGGCGGGACG includes the following:
- the SGPP1 gene encoding sphingosine-1-phosphate phosphatase 1 produces the protein MSLRQRLAQLAGRLQEPQKVARFQRLCGVEALPRRSAAPATDPREDEKAEAPLAGDARRREQQPGASASPQPPGSDRNQCPAKPGGGGAPNGVRNGLAAELGPASPRRVGALRRNSLTGEEGELAHVSNWPLYYLFCFGTELGNELFYILFFPFWIWNLDPLVGRRLVVIWVLVMYLGQCTKDIIRRPRPASPPVVKLEVFYNSEYSMPSTHAMSGTAIPISMVLLTYGRWQYPLIYGLILIPCWCSLVCLSRIYMGMHSILDIIAGFLYTILILAIFYPFVDLIDNFNQTHKYAPLIIIGLHLALGIFSFTLDTWSTSRGDTAEILGSGAGIACGSHVTYNIGLILDPSLDVLPLARPPITVTLCGKAILRILIGMVFVLIVRDIMKKITIPLACKIFNIPCDDVRKARQHMEVELPYRYITYGMVGFSITFLVPYIFFFIGIS
- the LOC125104832 gene encoding translation initiation factor IF-2-like, which encodes MGGRQRREDGPAPGAVPNRPRAPGQQQRRPAGPDRLCRVTAPQAAAAAARPRPARPSLAARAPPPPAASTRRRAQRPAPPPAAVPGEGRAARGRRERIRRRLGAEARRDGRREVRLQLHQASRRSADGCCPPRFASFSPRFHPAVVPAPSGER